From a region of the Theobroma cacao cultivar B97-61/B2 chromosome 8, Criollo_cocoa_genome_V2, whole genome shotgun sequence genome:
- the LOC18592328 gene encoding uncharacterized protein LOC18592328 produces MLINYTAFPWKQFLFCFLHGGSTLNHIRLLLPSFFVIMADHDHALVVADTSHSLVEHTLADTSRALVEQTLVIGQEFPDVETCRRTLKDIAIALHFDLRIVKSDRSRFIAKCSKEGCPWRVHVAKCPGVPTFSIRTLHGEHTCEGVRNLHHQQASVGWVARSVEARVRDNPQYKPKEILQDIRDQHGVAVSYMQAWRGKERSMAALHGTFEEGYRLLPAYCEQIRKTNPGSVASVFATGQENCFQRLFISYRASIYGFINACRPLLELDKADLKGKYLGTLLCAAAVDADDALFPLAIAIVDLESDENWMWFMSELRKLLGVNTENMPRLTILSERRQSIVDAVETHFPSAFHGFCLRYVSENFRDTFKNTKLVNIFWNAVYALTTVEFESKISEMVEISQDVIQWFQHFPPQLWAVAYFEGVRYGHFSLGVTELLYNWALECHELPVVQMMEHIRHQLTSWFNNRREMGMRWTSSLVPSAEKRILEAIADARCYQVLRANEIEFEIVSTERTNIVDIRSRVCSCRRWQLYGLPCAHAAAALISCGQNAHLFAEPCFTVASYRETYSQMINPIPDKSTWKEQGEGAEGGAAKLDITIRPPKYRRPPGRPKKKVLRVENLKRPKRVVQCGRCHLLGHSQKKCTMPI; encoded by the exons atgttgattaattatactg CTTTTCCTTGGAAGCAATTTCTATTCTGTTTCCTGCATGGAGGGAGCACTTTGAATCACATCAGACTATtgcttccttctttttttgtaaTCATGGCTGATCATGATCATGCTTTAGTGGTAGCTGATACTTCTCATTCCCTTGTAGAACATACATTAGCAGATACTTCTCGTGCCCTTGTAGAACAGACATTAGTTATCGGGCAGGAATTTCCTGATGTTGAAACTTGCAGAAGAACCTTGAAAGATATCGCTATAGCATTGCATTTTGATCTTCGGATAGTGAAATCTGATCGCAGCCGATTTATAGCCAAGTGCTCCAAAGAAGGTTGTCCTTGGCGTGTCCATGTTGCAAAGTGTCCTGGAGTTCCAACTTTCTCAATTAGAACTCTGCATGGGGAGCATACATGTGAAGGGGTTCGCAACCTCCATCATCAGCAAGCATCGGTGGGTTGGGTTGCAAGATCAGTAGAAGCACGCGTTCGGGATAATCCACAGTACAAACCAAAAGAAATTCTGCAAGATATCCGTGATCAGCATGGAGTTGCTGTTTCTTATATGCAAGCTTGGCGTGGAAAGGAGCGAAGTATGGCAGCACTTCATGGGACTTTTGAAGAAGGGTATCGCCTTCTTCCTGCATACTGTGAGCAAATAAGGAAAACCAACCCTGGAAGTGTTGCATCAGTTTTTGCTACTGGACAAGAAAATTGTTTCCAGCGCCTGTTTATTTCTTACCGTGCATCTATCTATGGGTTTATAAATGCTTGTAGACCACTTTTGGAACTTGATAAGGCAGATCTGAAAGGAAAATACTTGGGTACATTACTTTGTGCTGCAGCTGTTGATGCTGACGATGCATTGTTTCCCTTGGCAATAGCTATTGTTGATCTGGAAAGTGATGAAAATTGGATGTGGTTCATGTCAGAGTTGAGGAAGCTTCTTGGTGTAAACACTGAAAACATGCCTAGACTTACAATACTATCTGAAAGACGGCAAAGCATTGTAGATGCTGTAGAAACCCATTTTCCAAGTGCTTTTCATGGTTTTTGTCTACGTTATGTCAGTGAAAATTTCCGTGATACATTTAAGAACACAAAGTTGGTGAATATCTTCTGGAATGCTGTTTATGCTCTCACTACTGTTGAATTTGAGAGCAAAATTTCTGAGATGGTAGAGATCTCACAGGATGTTATACAATGGTTTCAACACTTCCCTCCCCAGCTTTGGGCAGTAGCATATTTTGAAGGAGTGCGATATGGCCACTTTTCACTAGGTGTGACGGAGTTGTTGTATAATTGGGCCCTTGAATGTCATGAGCTGCCTGTTGTGCAAATGATGGAACATATTCGCCATCAACTAACCTCTTGGTTTAACAATCGTCGTGAAATGGGAATGAGGTGGACCTCGAGTCTTGTGCCATCTGCTGAGAAGCGGATTTTAGAGGCAATTGCAGATGCTCGTTGCTATCAAGTACTTAGAGCAAATGAAATTGAGTTTGAGATTGTCTCAACCGAGAGGACGAATATTGTGGATATTAGAAGTCGTGTGTGTTCCTGTCGCCGTTGGCAGCTGTATGGTTTACCTTGTGCACATGCTGCAGCAGCACTTATTTCTTGTGGGCAGAATGCTCATCTGTTTGCTGAACCTTGTTTCACAGTGGCAAGCTACCGTGAGACATATTCCCAGATGATAAATCCTATTCCAGATAAGAGCACTTGGAAGGAGCAAGGTGAGGGAGCTGAGGGTGGAGCTGCCAAGCTTGATATCACAATACGCCCTCCCAAGTATCGCCGGCCACCTGGCAGACCCAAAAAGAAAGTTCTTCGTGTAGAGAATTTGAAGCGCCCAAAGAGAGTTGTTCAATGTGGTAGATGCCATTTATTAGGACATTCTCAAAAGAAATGCACAATGCCAATTTGA